The nucleotide window GAGCTGGACCTTTTTGACCCTGGGCATCGCCATGGGCTCCTATTGGGCCTATTACGAGCTGGGCTGGGGCGGCTGGTGGTTCTGGGACCCGGTGGAAAATGCCAGCTTCATGCCCTGGCTGGCCGGCACCGCCTTGCTGCATTCGGCCCTGGTCATGGAAAAGCGCAATGCGCTCAAGATCTGGACCATCTTTCTCGCGATCATCACGTTTTCCCTGTCGCTTCTGGGCACCTTCCTGGTGCGCTCCGGCGTTCTCACATCCGTCCACACCTTTGCCAGCGACCCCACACGAGGCCTCGTCATCCTCACCATATTGGCGATCCTGATTGGCGGCGCCTTTCTGCTGTTTGCCATGCGTTCGCCTGCTCTGCGCCAGGGCGGCCTGTTCGCCCCGATCAGCCGCGAAGGCGCCTTGATCCTCAATAATCTGTTCCTGGCGACGGCGGTCGGCGCGGTGTTGGGCGGCCGGCCAGAGGCTGATCGGCTTTGCCGCTCTGGCGGTCTTTCTCGCCATCCTGATTTCCGCACTGGCCGGAAATTCGATTTCACTGGTCCCGCTCGGGCTCCTGCTGGGCTTCTGGGTGGCCTTTGGTTCCGTGGCCGAACTGATCGAGCGTAGCCGGATGGGCCGTATTCCGTTTGGTGAAAGCCTGCGACGCCTGGCAGGGCTCCCGCGCTCGATCTGGTCGACGGCTATCGCGCATCTGGGGCTGGGCCTGACCGTGCTTGGGATCGTCTCCGTATCGGCCTGGGAGACCGAATTGGTGACGACGCTCAACCCGGGCGAGACGGCCGAATTGTCGGGATACCAGATTGCCTTCGACACATTCGAGCAAATGAACGGCCCCAATTATCTGGCCGATGCGGGCAGCTTTACGGTCACGGCACCGGATGGTGGAGTGGCCCGACTGGTGGCCGAACGGCGAACCTATATGGCCAGCGGCATGCCGACTACGGAAGCGGCTATCCAGACCTATGGGCTGTCCCAGCTTTACCTGCAATTGGGCGAGCCCCTGGACGACACCCATGTCGTCCGCGTCTGGCACAAGCCCTATATCCTGCTGATCTGGATTAGTGCGCTGGTCATGGCGGCGGCCGGGGCTCTTTCGCTGACCGACCGGCGCATCCGCCTGGGCGCACCCCAGCCGGCGCGAAAGCCACGCCCCGAGGCGGCCCAATGAAACTGCGCGCGCTTCTGGCTTGCTTGCTCCTCTGCCTGTCGCCGGTCACCATGGCGGTGGGGCCGACCGAAATTCTGCCCGATGCGGCCCTCGAGCAGCGGGCCCGCGATATTTCGGCGGGCCTTAGGTGCCTGGTTTGCCAGAATCAGTCGATTGACGACAGCGATGCCGACCTTGCCCGAGATCTGCGCCTATTGGTGCGCGAGCGCTTGCTGGCGGGCGATAACCGATCAGGAGGTCGAGCAATATATTGTCGATCGCTATGGCGAATATGTTCTGCACACTCTATCCGCTCCTGCTCGATGCCCTGACCGGCACGACCATTTCGGTGGGCGCACCCTTTTTCAACTTCACCTTCGGGGCGCTGATGGCGCCATTGCTGCTGGTTCTGCCATTCGGGCCGCTGCTGGCCTGGAAGCGCGCCGACCTCGTGGCGGCCGGCCAGAGGCTGATCGGCTTTGCCGCTCTGGCGGTCTTTCTCGCCATCCTGATTTCCGCACTGGCCGGAAATTCGATTTCACTGGTCCCGCTCGGGCTCCTGCTGGGCTTCTGGGTGGCCTTTGGTTCCGTGGCCGAACTGATCGAGCGTAGCCGGATGGGCCGTATTCCGTTTGGTGAAAGCCTGCGACGCCTGGCAGGGCTCCCGCGCTCGATCTGGTCGACGGCTATCGCGCATCTGGGGCTGGGCCTGACCGTGCTTGGGATCGTCTCCGTATCGGCCTGGGAGACCGAATTGGTGACGACGCTCAACCCGGGCGAGACGGCCGAATTGTCGGGATACCAGATTGCCTTCGACACATTCGAGCAAATGAACGGCCCCAATTATCTGGCCGATGCGGGCAGCTTTACGGTCACGGCACCGGATGGTGGAGTGGCCCGACTGGTGGCCGAACGGCGAACCTATATGGCCAGCGGCATGCCGACTACGGAAGCGGCTATCCAGACCTATGGGCTGTCCCAGCTTTACCTGCAATTGGGCGAGCCCCTGGACGACACCCATGTCGTCCGCGTCTGGCACAAGCCCTATATCCTGCTGATCTGGATTAGTGCGCTGGTCATGGCGGCGGCCGGGGCTCTTTCGCTGACCGACCGGCGCATCCGCCTGGGCGCACCCCAGCCGGCGCGAAAGCCACGCCCCGAGGCGGCCCAATGAAACTGCGCGCGCTTCTGGCTTGCTTGCTCCTCTGCCTGTCGCCGGTCACCATGGCGGTGGGGCCGACCGAAATTCTGCCCGATGCGGCCCTCGAGCAGCGGGCCCGCGATATTTCGGCGGGCCTTAGGTGCCTGGTTTGCCAGAATCAGTCGATTGACGACAGCGATGCCGACCTTGCCCGAGATCTGCGCCTATTGGTGCGCGAGCGCTTGCTGGCGGGCGATACCGATCAGGAGGTCGAGCAATATATTGTCGATCGCTATGGCGAATATGTTCTGCTCAACCCACGCCTGGGGGCGCACACGCTGTTGCTCTGGGCCGCCGCGCCGCTGCTATTGCTGGCTGGCCTGAT belongs to Devosia sp. XK-2 and includes:
- a CDS encoding cytochrome c-type biogenesis CcmF C-terminal domain-containing protein, with the protein product MFCTLYPLLLDALTGTTISVGAPFFNFTFGALMAPLLLVLPFGPLLAWKRADLVAAGQRLIGFAALAVFLAILISALAGNSISLVPLGLLLGFWVAFGSVAELIERSRMGRIPFGESLRRLAGLPRSIWSTAIAHLGLGLTVLGIVSVSAWETELVTTLNPGETAELSGYQIAFDTFEQMNGPNYLADAGSFTVTAPDGGVARLVAERRTYMASGMPTTEAAIQTYGLSQLYLQLGEPLDDTHVVRVWHKPYILLIWISALVMAAAGALSLTDRRIRLGAPQPARKPRPEAAQ
- a CDS encoding cytochrome c-type biogenesis protein produces the protein MKLRALLACLLLCLSPVTMAVGPTEILPDAALEQRARDISAGLRCLVCQNQSIDDSDADLARDLRLLVRERLLAGDTDQEVEQYIVDRYGEYVLLNPRLGAHTLLLWAAAPLLLLAGLMVLLLARRRPAASAPQALTAEETAALEALNQGENRP